The Proteiniphilum propionicum genome contains the following window.
CCAGATTACGTTTTAACTGGTATAGCAGAAGTTGGAGAAACTATTAGTTTCAGCAAGATGATAGACCGCGGCTGGCCCGACTATCAATACCCTTTCTCTGTTAATGACTTGGACGTAGACAATTACCGTGCCTTTGTCGACTGGAAAATTGAGACGGAAGGATTATACCCCGAGCGCTTTGAAATTGGCAGCAACAAACAGATTGTGTTACTAAAAAACAAAGAGAAATATCATGAGGCATTCAGCATTCAAAACCTGGCGGCAAACGGGAAAATATGGACTGGTGAAGGCTTGGAGACGACCGACTACTATGAACTTCATCTCGATAATAAAACAAACTGGCAAAATGAGAATACCAAAAGCGTAGCCATGCGAATTTCGTACGGCCCGTTTTCCTATTATACAGGAGGTGACTTAAGCGGACAGTTGCTCGACGAAAAGGAAAATCCGGTTGATACAGAGGAGGAAGTTGCTAAAATATGTGGCACCGTAGATGTGTGCAAAGCCAACCACCATGCATATAAAGACGCAATGAGCGAGGGTTTTGTCAAAAACATTGGAGCATTTGCATACATAATCCCGGTGTGGGATTACGAACACATTCAGCCGGTTGTCATGGAACGAATTATTTCCCTATCTCCACATGAAGGAGGGCCAAAGATATTTACGACTCAATTCCCAGTCAGGCTCAGAAATCAATACCGTAAAGAAAAATGGCTAAATTCGGTTTGCCAGGAAGACGGGCATGTTGTTTTGAAGGTGTTTGATAAGGGCAGAAAGTACAAAATTTATGTACTGTCGCCACGTGATGAAAACCAGATAGTAAAAGGAGTCTATGGACCATATTATGCAAAATCGGATTTGCAGAATTAATAATTATACAGATGCTTCGTTTTAGAAAATAATATTCTGTGGCTCTTAGTATTTTCTTTCATAATGTCGGTGATAATGTCTAAAAAAATAAATTTAAATGATGAGAGCACCAAATGTTTATAGACTGGCCTGTTGCTGTATCCATAAAAATAATCAGAAGCGAAAGTCAAATGGAATTTATAATACACAAATAAAGGTTTTGACAGATTAGAATCACTAATTAAACAATAAATACAAATAACTATGGCAATTAACAGAAGAGAATTTTTAAGAACATCTCTAGCGGGAAGTGCTGTAATACTTGGCAGCAAGCTAAATGGAATGAATAAAACGGTGTCGGACCTGGATATGGTAAACATTACCGACGAAAATAATCCTCCTGCAAAAGGAAAATCAGTCCTGGGGCTCCGCTGCAAACATATTCCTACAGTCCGTATTGGGGTAGTAGGGCTGGGCCGGGGAGGCGCTGCAGTCAATCGGCTTAGCCTGATTGAGGGTACGGAAATAGTGGCTTTGTGCGACCTGAATCCGGAGCGAATCAAGAGCAGTCAGAAATCGCTGAAAAACAATAAGCGAAAGGAAGCTGCCATTTATACGGGAGATGAGGATTGGAAAAAAAATGTGCGAACGTGACGACATTGATTTAATCTACAACGCAACGCCATGTAACAGAGATAAATATCCCGACTTCTCATCCATGTTGCCGTCGAAGTCGTCTAAATCCTCGCCACATCCGCCATCTCGTGGTGTAAAACCTCCTTTTGGTGGAAGCCATCCAATCGATGGCAATGTTTTATCACACATGAAATGTTTTAAATCACGGCCGATTTAATTCGCCCCAAACATTATTTATGGGTACTGCTTGTAAATTTTCACCTCCGAATCCGCCTAACACCAGCTCACCCGTATACAGTAAGATCCTTTTTTATTAAATTATGTTGCTGGTTGACACTCTTTGGGGTTTCGCACCTCCAACCGCTTAGCACCCCCCCGCGGTGTTTTTCATGGTTTTGTTTAAAAACCTATGTAAAACTTACCGGGAAAGTTGCAATTCTAAAATACCAGATAGCAATCTTTAATCCGATCTGTCATCGCCTGTTTGAATGAACAGAATAATAATTCACATTTTTTTCATACATTTGTAAAATCAAAGCAATCAATTTGCAACTTTTTTGCAAACGGTCACTAACAGATATTACAAATCTGACAAAATGAGCCTTATCTGAAATGAAGGGTTTTTTCTATAAAGTATAAAAGTGCTTTGAAGAACAAAACAATAGATATAAACTCACGCACGCTTCGCCTTCTGCAGGAAGGAGATGAAAAGGCCTTTGAACATATTTTTCATTTCTACTACAATCAGGTTTATACATTTGTACTAAACACGCTTTTCAATAAAACTTTTGCAGAAGACATTACACAAACTGTCTTCATAACGCTCTGGGAGAAAAGAGAAACAATTGATCCCGATACCAATATTGCACCTCTTCTTTATACCATTGCCAAAAATCATGTTTACAGACAAACGGAACAATTGCTGCGAAAATACAAATATGAACAAACTCAACAGGAAATTATGCCGGAAGAGAGTAATCCGGAAGAAGATGTAAATAATCTTTTTCTGGAGAAAATTCTTTCAGAATTGATTGAAAAACTTCCCACAGCACGACGTAAAATTTTCTTATTAAGCCGAAAAGAGAATCTGTCAAACAAAGATATTGCTTCCCATTTAAATATTTCAGAAAAAACAGTTGAAACACAAATAAGACGCTCTCTTATTTTTTTAAATGAAAAACTGAAACACTACCTCAATTTGCTGATATTTTAATCTGTCGGTTGCTATAATTCCGGAAACCTTATGCGTCATTTTTAACATTATATTGTTAATAATAATTAATATTCTTGTTAAAACCGAAATCTTTGTAAGGGTTTTACCTTCCTCACGTATATAACAATAAATATGTCAGAAGAAATTACAAATTTGGTTGGGAAATTTCTCTCCAATACCCTATCGGAAGAAGAAATAGGTAAGTTGCTCCGTGCTTATCAACAAAAGCAGATAAGCGAAAAGCAATTTGGAGATTATTATGCAAGCAAATGGGAAGATGCCGGCCAGCATCCGTCCCGGCTCGCCGCAGAAAACAGGGAAAAAGCATGGGAACAGTTTAAGATGTATATGCGTCGAAATATCCAAACCCTTCCGAAACACAAAAGCAGATGGATTGCAATGGCGAGCATAGCAGCCGTAGCTATACTGTTTTTTATACTGGGCCTCTCGCTCCAACGGATCCGTAATCATTCACAACAAGAACTTGTGGTAATGGTTGAAAACGGACAAAAGGCAAGCGTTCAGCTTCCCGACGGTTCCCGGGTGCGCCTCAATTCGGCCAGCGAACTGCGTTATTCTCCGGATTTCGGAGAAAAAAGCCGAATGGTAAAACTGGAAGGAGAAGCCTATTTTGAGGTACAAAGCAACCCAAACAACCCGTTCATCGTGTTAACACGTGACCATCTGCAGGTAAAGGCTGTGGGGACAAAGTTCAACATTAAGGCATATTCCAATGATGATCAAATAACCGGAACACTCATTGAAGGCAGAATTGAAGTAAGCAACTCATTGTTATCCGAAGTGCTGGCTCCTAACGAACGTATTTCATTCAATACTAAAGATGGAATGTTCAGTAAGTCCCGTATAGACAGTGTAAATGAAGCCATTTTTTGGATGACCGATCAATTCGTGTTCGACAAAGAAACATTAGGAGACATTGCCAAAATACTGGAAAGAATGTACAACGTAACTATCTCTTTTACATCACCCGAAATAACAGAGATACAATATAGCGGAAAAATCAAGAACAACAGTATGGAGAATGTACTGAATCTTATCACTGTTGTTTCCCCGCTACAGTACACAATGTCCGGATCGCACATTACATTCAGTAAAAAACAGAATTAATAACTCACAAAAAATAGACGTGTATGAAATAAAACAGAAAACAACTCACCTGATTACAATAGAAATGCCGGAGCAATGTAAGGGCATCACTCCGGTTAAAGAATGCAATATTCCGCTAACAGGATAATAACACAACAGCAACTTGCTGATGGCCGCATTCATATGGGGGACAAAATTACTCAATCATAGTGAACTTCGTGCCTTTTTATCCTTAATTATATCCTAAAACAAGCTAAAATCTAAAAAAATTTATTCAATGAACGTACAAATCAAACGAATTGGCGTGAGCTGTTTGCTCCTGCTGCTACTAAGTATCGGGCAAAGTATGGCGCAATTGAGTATTTCTGCGACAAATACGGAAATAAAAAACATACTTCGACAAATTGAGGAAAAAAGCAGTTACACTTTTTTCTATAGCGATAATTTTCTGGATTTAAACCAAAAGGCGACCATCCAAACTAAGGACGAGACAATTGAAAACATACTAAACAGGTTGTTCCGGAATACGAACATCGACTATCTGATCAACAACACACAAATAGCGCTATCCGAAAAGCGCGCGAAAGAAAATCCCGTCAACACCGCCCAACAACAAAGAGGGAAGACCATATCGGGAACAATTCGCGATAACGCCGGCGATCCGGTTATAGGGGCAACCATCGTGGAAAAAGGGAATCCTTCACACGGAACAGTTACCGATACAGACGGTAACTTTAGCCTTCACAATACGCCTGAAAATGCTATACTCCAAATTACATATGTAGGCATGAAGCCGCAAGAAATAGCTATCAAAGGAAGGACAACAATACATGTCGCTATGGAACCGGACTCAGAACTGTTGGAGGAGTTGGTGGTTATCGGATACGGAACAATGAAGAAAAAATTGGTGACGGGTGCTACAGTTCAGGTAAAAGGTGAAAATATCGCACGATTAAACACACCCAACGTATTGGGGGCTTTACAAAGCCAGGCACCGGGGGTTAACATTACACAGGTCAGCGGATTTATCGGGGACGGTTTTAAGGTAAACATCCGCGGTATCGGTACCAATAATTATTCAACTCCTTTGTATGTAATTGATGGGGTTGTAGGCGGCAGCCTCGACGGACTAAGTCCTAACGATATCGAAAGTATTGACGTATTAAAAGATGCGGCAACCGCGGCAATTTATGGTTCAAGGGCTGCTAATGGCGTTATTCTTGTGAAGACTAAAAGTGGGCAAGCAGGAAAACATGAAATTACGTATGACGGTTATTACGGGATACAAAATCTCTATAAAATACCCACTGTCCTAAATGCCCAAGAGTTTATGAGCATTCAAAATGAAGCCCGGATCATGGATGGCCTGCCAATATATAATTGGAATAATTTAATTCCGACCAGAGATCTGGCCTCTATTCGTGACGGTTCATGGAAAGGAACGAACTGGACAAAAGAGATCCTTAATAAAAACGCCCTTATTCAATCCCACAGTATCGGCATCAACAGCGGAACGGAGCGATCTGTTTCATCCTTGGGCCTTACATTCCTTCAACAAGAAGCTACAATGGGCGTACCTTACAATATTCCCATTTTAAATCGGTTCAATGCGCGAATCAACACGGAATCAATTATCCTTAAAAAAGGAGACCTTGATATATTAAAAGTGGGTGAAACGCTTAATTATCGTTTTAATCGTTCTCAAGGACAGGTCGCTCGGGATGATATATACTGGAACACAATTCACAATACATTAGTGATGAGCCCATTGATGCATGCATACAATAGTAAGGGCGAATACTATACCTTTAATGACCAGGTAGCCGATGGTTATAATTGGGATACAGCAAACAATGCGAATAAAAACCCGATTGCATACATGGATTATATGATGAATCAAAACCTCAGTAAATCTCATTTCTTGCAAACCAGCGCCTACTTGGATCTGCAACCTATCAAGGATTTAACGTTCCGGTCACAGTTCGGTTATATGCTAAGTGCATCCAGCTATAGATCATATATTCCTTCTTTTGGAAAATTAACGGCAACTCTAGAGCAGGTGCAAGACCGCGTAACCCAATCCATGGGGCAATCTCAATATTGGACATTGGACAACACGATCAATTATGTTATGACATTTGGAGAACATAATCTGGATGCGCTCTTGGGACAAGGTATGACACGCCAGATGCTAAGCGAATCAATGAGCGGCTCCAATCAGGGATCTATCTTTTACGATTTCGACCATGCCTGGCTAAGTAATGTGCCTGGTTTAAATACAGTACAATCTCTTACCGGTACCCCTACCCTGTCAGGTGGCTCCTTATCTGCATTTGGACGATTGAATTATAACTATAACGAAACATATATGGCTTCGTTTATTTTACGAGCCGACGGCTCTTCAAATTTCGCTCCAGGGCATAGATGGGGATATTTCCCTTCCGTTTCAGCAGGTTGGGTAATAAGCAACGAAAAATTCTGGAATGAAAACATAAAAGGTGTAGATTTCCTGAAGTTACGCGTATCTTATGGTTCAAACGGTAATGACCGCGTTGCATCTTTTCAATATGTTGGATTGATAACTTCTAACAATAATAATGGCGGTTATCCTTTTGGCAATTCAATGGGAGATGCAGCCACGGGTTCATATGCTTATCGTGGGGTAAATCCAGATCTGAAATGGGAAACACAAACTATGATTAATTTGGGAGCTGATGCCAGTTTTTTCAACAACTGTATGAGATTGGAACTTGATTGGTATAATCGTATTACCAAAGACTGGTTAGTAGATCCCCCTCAGCCGGCAGATTTTGGAGTTTCCCCTGCTTTTATTAATGGCGGTGATGTTCAGAACACCGGGTTTGAAATAACCTTAGGCTGGAACGAGCAGGTAAGTAAGGATTTCTACTTCGATACAAACCTCTCGTTGAGTTATAATAAAAACAAGGTTCTAAAAATTGCAAATGCGGAGAAGATTCTTCGGGGGCCTATCAGCGTATTGTGGGAAGGA
Protein-coding sequences here:
- a CDS encoding ComEC/Rec2 family competence protein, which translates into the protein MIKKHIAIICLFCMVWSCAGIKNEIGKPYVGWKNGEMDIHHIYTGRGEANFHIFPDGTSMLIDAGDWDPSDYDKMCELLPDSSRRSGEWIARYIEQVNPFKNHVDYLVVSHFHNDHTGDCTNKAKQTSVRNPDYVLTGIAEVGETISFSKMIDRGWPDYQYPFSVNDLDVDNYRAFVDWKIETEGLYPERFEIGSNKQIVLLKNKEKYHEAFSIQNLAANGKIWTGEGLETTDYYELHLDNKTNWQNENTKSVAMRISYGPFSYYTGGDLSGQLLDEKENPVDTEEEVAKICGTVDVCKANHHAYKDAMSEGFVKNIGAFAYIIPVWDYEHIQPVVMERIISLSPHEGGPKIFTTQFPVRLRNQYRKEKWLNSVCQEDGHVVLKVFDKGRKYKIYVLSPRDENQIVKGVYGPYYAKSDLQN
- a CDS encoding RNA polymerase sigma-70 factor, with product MKNKTIDINSRTLRLLQEGDEKAFEHIFHFYYNQVYTFVLNTLFNKTFAEDITQTVFITLWEKRETIDPDTNIAPLLYTIAKNHVYRQTEQLLRKYKYEQTQQEIMPEESNPEEDVNNLFLEKILSELIEKLPTARRKIFLLSRKENLSNKDIASHLNISEKTVETQIRRSLIFLNEKLKHYLNLLIF
- a CDS encoding TonB-dependent receptor → MNVQIKRIGVSCLLLLLLSIGQSMAQLSISATNTEIKNILRQIEEKSSYTFFYSDNFLDLNQKATIQTKDETIENILNRLFRNTNIDYLINNTQIALSEKRAKENPVNTAQQQRGKTISGTIRDNAGDPVIGATIVEKGNPSHGTVTDTDGNFSLHNTPENAILQITYVGMKPQEIAIKGRTTIHVAMEPDSELLEELVVIGYGTMKKKLVTGATVQVKGENIARLNTPNVLGALQSQAPGVNITQVSGFIGDGFKVNIRGIGTNNYSTPLYVIDGVVGGSLDGLSPNDIESIDVLKDAATAAIYGSRAANGVILVKTKSGQAGKHEITYDGYYGIQNLYKIPTVLNAQEFMSIQNEARIMDGLPIYNWNNLIPTRDLASIRDGSWKGTNWTKEILNKNALIQSHSIGINSGTERSVSSLGLTFLQQEATMGVPYNIPILNRFNARINTESIILKKGDLDILKVGETLNYRFNRSQGQVARDDIYWNTIHNTLVMSPLMHAYNSKGEYYTFNDQVADGYNWDTANNANKNPIAYMDYMMNQNLSKSHFLQTSAYLDLQPIKDLTFRSQFGYMLSASSYRSYIPSFGKLTATLEQVQDRVTQSMGQSQYWTLDNTINYVMTFGEHNLDALLGQGMTRQMLSESMSGSNQGSIFYDFDHAWLSNVPGLNTVQSLTGTPTLSGGSLSAFGRLNYNYNETYMASFILRADGSSNFAPGHRWGYFPSVSAGWVISNEKFWNENIKGVDFLKLRVSYGSNGNDRVASFQYVGLITSNNNNGGYPFGNSMGDAATGSYAYRGVNPDLKWETQTMINLGADASFFNNCMRLELDWYNRITKDWLVDPPQPADFGVSPAFINGGDVQNTGFEITLGWNEQVSKDFYFDTNLSLSYNKNKVLKIANAEKILRGPISVLWEGSDESYRSEVGKPFGYFYGYKSSGIFQNQQQIDDYKGAKLLGDNTQPGDVIWQDIDGNGTINADDRTEIGNPHPDFTLGFSFNIDYKGIELNVNTYGAFGHQILKSYRDYVASPMANYTTDIFQRWHGEGTSNKYPRVSSSVNSNWNRISDIYIENGDYFKIKNVSLGYDFKRAFKRLPLSQLKIYVTAQNLFTFTGYTGMDPEIGYGAGNTYAQGIDLGFYPSSRVYMIGMNIKF
- a CDS encoding FecR family protein, with product MSEEITNLVGKFLSNTLSEEEIGKLLRAYQQKQISEKQFGDYYASKWEDAGQHPSRLAAENREKAWEQFKMYMRRNIQTLPKHKSRWIAMASIAAVAILFFILGLSLQRIRNHSQQELVVMVENGQKASVQLPDGSRVRLNSASELRYSPDFGEKSRMVKLEGEAYFEVQSNPNNPFIVLTRDHLQVKAVGTKFNIKAYSNDDQITGTLIEGRIEVSNSLLSEVLAPNERISFNTKDGMFSKSRIDSVNEAIFWMTDQFVFDKETLGDIAKILERMYNVTISFTSPEITEIQYSGKIKNNSMENVLNLITVVSPLQYTMSGSHITFSKKQN